The Pelmatolapia mariae isolate MD_Pm_ZW linkage group LG10_11, Pm_UMD_F_2, whole genome shotgun sequence genome includes a region encoding these proteins:
- the LOC134637105 gene encoding metalloreductase STEAP4-like isoform X2: MLCIFGTGDLGRSLGQRLLQTGYKVVYGSRRPHSCGPLPPGTQAMSHVAAAQSARLVFVCIHRENYNFLETLAPQLKGKVLVDVSNNLKKNMYPEANAEYLQRLIPGAQVVKGFNTLSAWALQNGPSDANRQVYVCGNSLEAKQAVIEVATKLGFTVLDRGSLTAARELEDFPLQLFPEWRLPLQLATGLTAFFFFYLLIRDVIYSYVVNDKDISFRIMASLANKVFPIVSLIMLSLCYLPGVIAAFLQLYRGTKYKRFPDWLDRWMLCRKQLGLIALALASLHVLYTLIIPIRYYVRYRLAAHTISQIRENKTSPFDTTMAWRTDSYYVIGILGFGLYLLLGITSLPSISNVLSWREFSFIQSKLGYLTLFFCTFHTYLYGWDKFLQPSSYKWFMLPGYMLSLVVPSVVLVLKLLLLLPCVDSTLTHIRQGWERTDPEQERKKLLLT, from the exons GCGATGAGCCATGTGGCTGCAGCCCAATCAGCCAGGctggtttttgtttgtattcACAGAGAAAACTACAACTTCCTGGAGACGCTTGCACCTCAGCTCAAGGGGAAG GTTCTGGTGGATGTCAGCAACAACCTCAAGAAGAATATGTACCCGGAGGCCAATGCTGAATATCTGCAGAG GCTAATCCCTGGAGCTCAGGTGGTGAAGGGTTTTAACACCTTGTCTGCATGGGCCCTTCAGAATGGACCTTCAGATGCTAACAGACAG GTGTACGTGTGTGGGAACAGTCTTGAGGCAAAGCAGGCAGTAATAGAGGTGGCTACCAAATTAGGCTTCACTGTTCTGGACAGGGGGTCTCTGACTGCAGCCAGAGAGCTGGAGGATTTCCCTCTGCAGCTGTTCCCAGAGTGGAGGCTGCCCTTGCAATTGGCCACTGGCCTCActgccttcttcttcttctatctaCTCATCAGAGATGTCATCTATTCGTATGTGGTGAATGATAAAGACATCTCCTTTAGAATCATGGCATCCTTGGCCAACAAG GTGTTCCCCATCGTGTCGCTCATTATGCTGTCTTTGTGTTACTTGCCTGGAGTCATAGCTGCCTTCCTTCAGCTCTACAGAGGAACTAAATACAA GCGTTTCCCCGACTGGTTGGATCGTTGGATGTTGTGCAGGAAACAGCTGGGACTCATAGCTCTTGCTTTGGCTTCTCTGCATGTGCTCTACACTCTTATCATCCCTATCAG ATATTATGTGAGATACAGACTGGCAGCACATACTATCTCACAG ATCAGGGAGAATAAAACGTCACCGTTTGACACCACCATGGCCTGGCGTACTGACTCGTACTACGTTATTGGAATTCTGGGATTTGGCCTGTATCTCCTTTTGGGAATAACCTCCCTCCCTTCTATCAGCAATGTGCTCAGCTGGAGAGAGTTCAGCTTTATACAG TCCAAGCTGGGCTACCTGACACTGTTCTTCTGTACATTTCACACCTACCTGTACGGCTGGGATAAGTTTCTTCAGCCTTCATCCTACAAATGGTTTATGCTCCCTGGCTACATGCTTAGTCTGGTGGTGCCTTCTGTGGTGTTAGTGCTCAAGCTGCTTCTCCTCCTGCCTTGCGTGGACAGCACTCTCACCCACATTCGACAGGGCTGGGAGAGAACTGATCCCGAGCAAGAACGCAAAAAATTACTCCTAACATAA